From Nitrospirota bacterium, the proteins below share one genomic window:
- a CDS encoding SIR2 family protein has translation MSKPPDLREMPDLPDEVRQAALDGNLVLFVGAGTSMLVDLPSWQGLARLALEDLRRKGHINYSELEQLKVLDPKKQLSIAELIATENSISLDLAKHLTAGVGDKGIYIHLNKIGCPSVTTNYDELLEPRYYPVKDGSTTATPITRVFQKKEFLAGRLNTPGTVVHLHGSVAKPDTMVVTTKQYLEHYEDDIVKEFLGELFEKKTILFVGYGLEEAEILEHILRKGRVTDTKNKRRFALMPFFRSQMPLYTMLYGYYVKSFGVHLVGFIRDHKDYRQLEDIVKAWSEQIEVRPSALAAELDFMDEVLR, from the coding sequence ATGAGCAAACCGCCAGATTTAAGAGAAATGCCAGACCTACCTGACGAGGTTCGGCAGGCTGCATTAGACGGCAATCTCGTGTTATTCGTCGGAGCTGGCACTTCGATGCTCGTTGATTTACCGTCGTGGCAGGGCCTCGCACGATTGGCGCTTGAAGATCTTCGAAGAAAAGGACATATTAACTACTCAGAATTGGAACAACTGAAAGTCCTTGATCCCAAGAAACAGTTGTCTATCGCAGAGCTAATAGCCACGGAAAATTCTATTTCACTTGATTTAGCAAAGCATTTAACAGCCGGGGTAGGGGATAAAGGCATATATATCCATCTCAATAAAATTGGTTGTCCGAGTGTTACAACAAATTATGACGAGTTGCTTGAGCCGCGATATTATCCTGTGAAAGATGGATCAACAACGGCAACCCCCATAACAAGAGTTTTTCAAAAAAAGGAATTTCTCGCAGGTCGTTTAAACACGCCAGGTACTGTAGTGCATTTACATGGTTCGGTGGCTAAGCCAGATACCATGGTAGTTACAACGAAGCAGTACCTTGAACATTACGAAGACGATATCGTGAAGGAGTTTCTCGGAGAACTATTTGAAAAAAAGACTATACTATTCGTCGGCTACGGGCTTGAGGAAGCGGAAATTCTTGAGCATATATTGAGAAAGGGGAGAGTAACAGACACTAAGAATAAAAGACGTTTTGCTTTGATGCCATTTTTCAGAAGTCAAATGCCTCTTTACACGATGCTTTATGGATATTATGTGAAATCATTTGGAGTGCATTTGGTTGGTTTTATTAGAGACCATAAGGACTATAGACAGTTGGAAGACATAGTAAAGGCATGGTCAGAGCAAATTGAAGTGAGACCTTCAGCGTTAGCAGCAGAATTGGATTTTATGGATGAGGTTCTTCGTTGA
- the carA gene encoding glutamine-hydrolyzing carbamoyl-phosphate synthase small subunit produces the protein MKKAILALADGLVFEGHSFGAEGEASGEVVFNTSMTGYQEILTDPSYKGQIVTMTYTQIGNYGVNDEDVESEKPYVEGFIVKEYLDFPSNWRATRSLHEYLKKSGIVGIQGIDTRALTRHLRDFGAQPGVITTKAMKPESVVARARALPNMSGLDLVKEVTCKKAYTWDEGDWDLKTGYGGKGSSRYHVVAYDYGIKRNILRLLTSAGCDVTVVPATLPADEVLAMNPDGVFLSNGPGDPQPVTYAIENIKKILGKKPVFGICLGQQLFGLALGGRTYKLKFGHHGGNQPIMDLSTRKVEIAAENHGFAVDMETVKDQVVMTHMNLNDKTCEGIQHKSLPAFSVQYHPEASPGPHDSRYLFQRFVDMMEKNKR, from the coding sequence ATGAAAAAAGCTATTCTTGCATTGGCTGACGGGTTGGTTTTCGAAGGACACTCCTTTGGCGCGGAAGGTGAGGCCTCCGGCGAGGTCGTGTTCAACACGAGCATGACCGGGTACCAGGAAATTCTGACCGATCCGTCGTACAAAGGCCAGATCGTTACCATGACCTACACGCAGATCGGGAACTACGGCGTGAACGACGAGGACGTGGAATCCGAGAAGCCGTATGTGGAGGGCTTCATCGTGAAGGAATATCTCGACTTCCCGAGCAACTGGCGGGCAACGAGGTCCCTCCACGAGTATCTCAAGAAGAGCGGCATCGTCGGCATCCAGGGCATCGACACCCGCGCGCTGACCCGACACCTCCGCGATTTCGGCGCTCAACCGGGGGTCATTACGACAAAAGCCATGAAGCCCGAGAGCGTCGTTGCCCGGGCAAGGGCGCTCCCGAACATGAGCGGACTTGATCTGGTGAAAGAAGTCACGTGCAAAAAAGCGTATACGTGGGATGAAGGCGACTGGGACCTCAAGACCGGTTATGGGGGGAAGGGGTCTTCACGCTATCACGTCGTGGCCTATGATTACGGCATCAAGCGGAACATCCTGCGGCTCCTCACGAGCGCGGGATGTGATGTGACCGTCGTGCCCGCGACCCTGCCGGCGGATGAAGTGCTTGCCATGAACCCCGATGGCGTGTTCCTGTCGAACGGGCCCGGAGATCCGCAGCCGGTCACCTATGCAATCGAGAACATAAAAAAGATACTCGGCAAAAAGCCGGTCTTCGGTATTTGCCTTGGTCAGCAGCTATTCGGCCTCGCCCTCGGCGGAAGAACATACAAGCTCAAGTTCGGCCATCACGGCGGCAACCAGCCGATCATGGACCTTTCCACCCGCAAGGTAGAGATCGCGGCGGAAAATCATGGTTTCGCGGTGGACATGGAAACGGTGAAGGACCAGGTCGTGATGACGCACATGAACCTGAACGACAAGACCTGCGAAGGGATCCAGCATAAGAGCCTTCCCGCGTTCTCGGTTCAATATCACCCCGAGGCGTCGCCGGGCCCGCATGACAGCAGGTATCTGTTCCAGAGATTTGTGGATATGATGGAAAAAAATAAGAGATAA
- a CDS encoding aspartate carbamoyltransferase catalytic subunit codes for MALSTKDLLGIKGMTADEIKLILDTAAEFKDVSERDIKKVPALRGKTVINLFYEASTRTRTSFELAGKRLSADVVNISTSTSSVVKGETLLDTARNIEAMKCDMIIVRHFCSGAPEYLSKRLKSSVINAGDGSHEHPTQALLDMFTIREKLGKLEGLTVAIVGDIGHSRVARSNIYGFTTMGASVRVCGPPTMMPPGIESLGASVFYDMDKAIEGADVVMMLRLQTERQTAGLFPGVREYAGLYGLNQSRVKRAAKHVLVMHPGPMNRGVEISSEVADGMSVILEQVTNGVAVRMAVMFLLSGGIKTEA; via the coding sequence ATGGCGTTAAGTACAAAAGACCTGCTTGGCATAAAAGGCATGACCGCGGACGAGATCAAGCTCATCCTGGACACGGCGGCGGAGTTCAAGGACGTGTCCGAGAGGGACATCAAAAAAGTGCCGGCGCTTCGCGGCAAGACTGTGATCAACCTCTTCTACGAGGCGAGCACGAGGACGCGGACGTCCTTTGAGCTGGCCGGCAAAAGGTTGTCCGCTGATGTGGTCAATATCTCGACCTCGACCAGCAGCGTGGTAAAGGGCGAGACGCTCCTCGACACGGCCCGGAACATCGAGGCCATGAAGTGCGACATGATCATCGTCCGGCATTTCTGCTCAGGCGCCCCTGAGTATCTCTCCAAAAGGCTCAAGAGCTCGGTCATCAACGCGGGTGATGGTTCCCATGAACATCCCACGCAGGCATTGCTCGACATGTTCACGATCCGCGAAAAACTTGGAAAGCTCGAAGGTCTCACCGTGGCAATCGTCGGGGACATCGGGCATAGCCGGGTCGCGCGGTCGAATATTTACGGGTTTACCACCATGGGCGCGAGTGTGCGGGTTTGCGGTCCGCCGACCATGATGCCGCCCGGTATTGAAAGCCTCGGGGCCAGTGTCTTCTACGACATGGACAAGGCCATCGAGGGCGCGGATGTGGTCATGATGCTCCGGCTTCAGACCGAGCGTCAGACAGCGGGACTCTTCCCGGGTGTGCGTGAGTACGCGGGACTCTATGGTTTGAACCAGTCTCGCGTCAAGCGGGCGGCAAAGCACGTGCTCGTGATGCACCCCGGACCCATGAACCGGGGAGTGGAAATATCGTCCGAGGTGGCAGACGGCATGTCGGTGATCCTCGAACAGGTGACAAACGGCGTGGCGGTCCGGATGGCGGTGATGTTCCTCTTATCAGGAGGCATAAAGACAGAGGCTTAA
- a CDS encoding radical SAM protein — protein sequence MISDTELQKRIEAAYGLLESCRVCSRECGVNRLKNEKDGFCRSGLNPIISSVSPHHGEEPPLSGTRGSGTIFFTNCNLKCVYCQNYPISQMGNGAERTTGELACQMLWLQEQGCHNLNLVTPTHFMPQVLKALGIARERGFNLPIVYNTSGYESLEALRLLDGIVDIYLPDMRYSDDAMALRYSAAPHYPEINRAAIREMFRQVGNLELDEKGVAQRGLIIRHLVLPGGLSGTDGVMKFLAEEISKDVYISLMSQYFPAYKANEYKELNRRINEEEYDKAYDIKMRCGLKNGWVQEFE from the coding sequence ATGATTTCAGATACAGAATTACAAAAACGTATCGAAGCGGCGTATGGCCTCCTCGAATCCTGCCGCGTCTGCTCCCGTGAATGCGGGGTCAATCGCTTAAAAAATGAGAAGGATGGTTTCTGCCGGTCGGGATTGAATCCGATCATCTCGAGCGTGAGCCCGCACCACGGCGAGGAACCGCCGCTCTCGGGTACCAGGGGCTCGGGAACGATCTTTTTCACCAACTGCAACCTGAAGTGCGTCTATTGCCAGAACTATCCTATCAGCCAGATGGGCAATGGAGCGGAGCGGACGACCGGAGAACTCGCATGCCAGATGCTCTGGCTGCAGGAACAGGGTTGTCATAACCTGAACCTGGTAACTCCGACGCATTTCATGCCGCAGGTCCTGAAGGCGCTCGGTATTGCCCGGGAGCGTGGTTTCAACCTGCCGATCGTGTATAACACGAGCGGATACGAATCCCTTGAAGCGCTTCGGTTGCTTGACGGCATAGTCGATATTTATCTTCCGGACATGCGGTACTCCGATGATGCAATGGCGCTTCGTTATTCCGCCGCCCCGCACTATCCGGAGATCAATCGAGCGGCGATCAGGGAAATGTTCAGGCAGGTCGGCAACCTGGAGCTCGATGAGAAAGGCGTGGCACAGCGGGGCCTGATCATCCGTCATCTGGTACTGCCGGGCGGACTGTCGGGGACCGATGGCGTCATGAAGTTCCTGGCTGAGGAAATATCAAAGGACGTATACATCAGTCTTATGTCACAGTACTTTCCCGCATATAAGGCGAATGAATACAAGGAGCTCAATCGACGGATCAATGAAGAAGAGTACGACAAGGCATATGATATCAAGATGAGGTGCGGATTGAAGAACGGCTGGGTGCAGGAGTTTGAGTGA
- a CDS encoding dihydroorotase encodes MNILIKNGSVIDPANKIDGKLDILVSDGKITKLGKPGSLSSDGSQVVDAADKLIVPGLIDMHVHLREPGFEYKETIATGTAAAKAGGFTSVCCMPNTNPVNDNRSITEFILSQAREGSARVYPIGAITKGSKGEELAEMGELHQAGCVAVSDDGRPLMNAALMRRAMEYSKIFDTLIISHCEDSTLSDKGVMNEGAISTELGLRGIPCSAEDVMTARDISLAEFTGCRLHLAHVSTVGSVNLIREAKKRGVKVTAETCPHYFTLTDEAVRGYDPMAKMNPPLRTADDVAAIKQGLKDGTIDVIATDHAPHGMDEKSGEFDNVPFGIVGLETALGLTLKLVQEGVLSMTEAIRKLSMNPASILKLNKGSLTIGADADITIIDPDGDWTVDALQFKSRSRNTPFDGWKLKGRAVQTIVGGKI; translated from the coding sequence ATGAATATCTTGATAAAAAATGGCAGTGTGATCGACCCCGCGAACAAGATCGACGGGAAGCTCGACATCCTCGTGTCAGATGGAAAGATCACAAAACTCGGCAAGCCGGGCTCTCTTTCATCTGATGGATCTCAGGTGGTCGATGCTGCAGACAAACTCATCGTCCCCGGCCTCATTGACATGCATGTGCACCTGCGGGAGCCGGGGTTCGAGTATAAGGAAACGATAGCGACCGGAACGGCCGCGGCAAAGGCGGGAGGATTCACCTCCGTCTGCTGCATGCCGAACACGAACCCGGTGAATGACAACCGCTCGATCACCGAATTCATTCTGTCCCAGGCCCGGGAAGGTTCGGCCCGGGTGTATCCCATCGGCGCCATCACCAAGGGCTCGAAGGGAGAGGAACTGGCCGAGATGGGCGAACTGCATCAAGCAGGCTGCGTTGCAGTATCGGACGACGGCAGGCCGTTGATGAATGCGGCGCTGATGCGCCGCGCCATGGAATATTCAAAGATCTTCGATACATTGATCATTTCCCACTGCGAGGACAGCACCCTGTCAGACAAAGGGGTGATGAACGAAGGCGCTATTTCAACCGAACTCGGACTCCGCGGGATCCCTTGCTCAGCCGAGGACGTGATGACGGCCCGGGACATCTCGCTCGCCGAGTTCACGGGGTGCAGGCTGCACCTGGCCCATGTGAGCACGGTTGGTTCCGTGAATCTGATCAGGGAAGCGAAGAAGCGGGGCGTCAAGGTCACGGCGGAGACCTGTCCTCATTACTTTACGCTGACCGACGAAGCGGTGCGGGGATACGATCCCATGGCGAAGATGAACCCGCCGCTTCGGACCGCCGATGATGTCGCCGCGATCAAGCAGGGTCTAAAGGACGGGACCATCGACGTGATCGCCACGGACCATGCGCCGCATGGCATGGATGAGAAATCCGGCGAGTTCGATAACGTGCCGTTCGGGATCGTGGGACTTGAGACCGCTCTCGGGTTGACGCTGAAACTGGTACAGGAAGGCGTTCTTTCGATGACCGAGGCAATCCGTAAACTCAGCATGAATCCCGCGTCAATACTCAAATTGAACAAAGGATCGCTGACGATCGGGGCTGACGCGGACATCACGATCATCGACCCCGATGGGGATTGGACCGTGGACGCATTGCAGTTTAAATCTAGATCCAGGAACACGCCCTTTGACGGATGGAAGCTGAAGGGCAGGGCTGTGCAGACGATCGTGGGTGGGAAGATATAG